In a single window of the Gammaproteobacteria bacterium genome:
- a CDS encoding response regulator has translation MNNVIPLIPRNAGRNRGSHKPASLRVTSEGAPDWSGDRVARQGRHPPSVLIVDDQFTGRKILEGVIQSIDPALLVDSFADPYEALRHAGRHPPDLILTDYRMPDLNGVEFTRRLRTMPSCIDVPVVVVTVVDDPEVKYQALDAGATDFLVRPIDQYECRARCRNLLTLRRQQKIITHRAQWLEEQVSLATRQIRNRERETLLRLAKAGEYRDEGTSHHVLRMAKIARLIAEQMGLSAAECDEIALSAPLHDIGKIGIPDQVLLKPGELTPAEWAIMKMHTSIGHQILRDSASRYIQQGAVIALSHHERYDGGGYPNGLRGDAIPLTSRIVSVADVYDALTTRRSYKEAWRREDALQYVTEQSGHHFDPQCVDAFIAQLAEIDRTAEGACLPET, from the coding sequence ATGAACAATGTAATACCACTGATACCTCGCAATGCCGGCCGCAACCGCGGCTCGCACAAACCCGCGAGCTTGCGCGTAACCTCCGAGGGTGCGCCTGACTGGAGCGGCGATCGTGTCGCCAGGCAGGGTCGGCATCCACCAAGCGTACTCATCGTTGACGATCAGTTCACTGGCCGCAAAATCCTGGAGGGGGTGATCCAGAGCATTGACCCCGCGCTGCTGGTGGATAGTTTCGCCGATCCCTACGAGGCGTTACGCCACGCCGGCCGACACCCGCCGGATCTGATCCTGACCGATTACAGAATGCCGGATTTAAACGGTGTTGAGTTCACCCGGCGCTTACGCACCATGCCCAGCTGCATAGACGTGCCGGTAGTGGTCGTTACGGTGGTTGATGATCCCGAAGTGAAGTACCAGGCGCTGGACGCGGGCGCCACCGATTTTCTCGTGCGCCCGATCGATCAATACGAATGCCGCGCCCGCTGCCGGAATCTGCTGACCTTGCGCCGGCAGCAGAAAATCATCACCCACCGAGCGCAGTGGCTGGAGGAACAGGTCTCGCTTGCAACCCGGCAGATTCGCAATCGCGAACGCGAAACGCTGTTACGGCTCGCCAAGGCCGGTGAATACAGGGATGAAGGCACCAGCCACCACGTGTTGCGCATGGCAAAAATCGCGCGGCTGATCGCCGAGCAGATGGGGCTGTCGGCGGCGGAATGCGACGAGATCGCGCTGTCGGCGCCCTTGCATGACATCGGCAAGATCGGCATCCCCGATCAGGTACTGCTGAAGCCGGGCGAGCTGACGCCGGCGGAGTGGGCGATCATGAAAATGCATACCTCGATTGGTCACCAGATACTAAGAGACAGCGCGTCGCGTTACATCCAGCAGGGCGCGGTAATCGCATTGAGCCATCACGAGCGCTACGATGGCGGCGGCTATCCCAACGGTCTGCGCGGCGACGCCATCCCATTGACCTCGCGCATCGTCTCGGTGGCCGATGTTTATGACGCGCTGACCACCAGACGATCCTACAAGGAAGCCTGGCGTCGCGAGGACGCGCTTCAGTATGTGACGGAACAGTCGGGTCACCACTTCGATCCGCAGTGCGTCGACGCCTTCATCGCTCAACTGGCCGAGATCGACAGAACGGCAGAGGGCGCGTGTCTACCCGAGACCTAG